TCGTTTCTCTCTAGTTTTTTTACTTTTGCCGTTAACGTTGATCATGTTCTCCAAAACAagccttctttctttcttgacaCTTGTCATCTCGGTTTCAGCTGCAGCAACCAAGCAACAGGCTGCCCAAAAGGCCTCGACCAGTAAAGCTGCTGCCtccactgctgctgctgctgcttccgGAAAGGGTGGCGATGCTCAAAGCTCATTGAGTATGTTATCTATTCCGAACAGTGTACTTGTCATTTAACTCTATATATCACACTCTCTAGCGCTTGATCCAAAAGTCATTGCCTCGGGGTTTGCAAATAACGGTCAAGATGTCCCACAAGCCGGACAAGTGGCATCTTTGACATCAACAAATAACTTCATAAACTTTTGTTTGACCGTTCCTAACCTACCTATTACCAACGGCCTGCAAATTACCACTGGATCATGCAATCCCGCCCCGATGGGTGTCATCCCTTCCACGGACAATATGCCCTCTTCCAAGTTTATCAACCCCCCTAACTTTGGAACAATTCAGGCTGGTCAAACGTTCAACATCGAGATGAACATCAAGGGAATGCAGACAGGGTTCTTTGTCAATGCAAACGAAAACTACTTCGCGGCTCCTCAGCAGCTGAACGCTCAGGGACAGATCCAGGGACACTCtcacgtcgtcgtcgagcaGCTTGATTCTTTGACCCAGACGACTCCGTTAGACGCTAAGAACCATGTTTTCTTCAAGGGTCTCAATGACGCTGCATCAAATGGGGTCCTCTCCGCAACTGTCGAAGGTGGACTGCCGGCTGGCGTGTACAGACTAGCATCCATCAATACAGCAGCCAACCACCAGCCTGCTCTTGTTCCGATTGCCCAGCACGGATCTTTAGATGACTGGGTCTATGTAAGTTATCATGGTTGCTGTTCAAAGAAAAGTCGCTCAAATCTATCATGCCCTAATAGTTCACTGTTACCGATGATGGCAAGCCAGCGTCTAGTGCAGGTGCCAGTGCTTCCAGTGCTTCCAGTGCAGTGGCAGCTTCCTCgtccgctgctgctgctacaAGCGCCGCAGCCTCCAAGGCTAGTGCCACTGCCGCTGTTGGAAGTGCCGGTGCCAAGAAGATCGCTTCTCGTCCTTCCAAGGCTGCACCCACCGCAGCGGCTGCTTCCTCTGGTAAGCAGTCTTCGAAGTCCAGCTCTTCCTCGAAAGGTGCCGCATCTGGTAAAAATGCCTCCGCTGCGTCGTCGGCGAAGAACTCTGCCAGTGGAAAACAGGGCCAGGCTGCCGCACAGCAGAAGGCAGGTGCACAGACATCGAAGAGTGGTACTGCTTCCAAAACATCCGCCCAGAAGGGACAAGGTCGATCACGACGGGAAGTTAACCGCTTGACCCAGTTTTGAGTTTCGTTACCGGGCATTTCGAAGGATGGTGCTGACTATCCTTATTTATTCGC
This portion of the Psilocybe cubensis strain MGC-MH-2018 chromosome 12, whole genome shotgun sequence genome encodes:
- a CDS encoding Pathogenicity cluster 5 protein d produces the protein MFSKTSLLSFLTLVISVSAAATKQQAAQKASTSKAAASTAAAAASGKGGDAQSSLTLDPKVIASGFANNGQDVPQAGQVASLTSTNNFINFCLTVPNLPITNGLQITTGSCNPAPMGVIPSTDNMPSSKFINPPNFGTIQAGQTFNIEMNIKGMQTGFFVNANENYFAAPQQLNAQGQIQGHSHVVVEQLDSLTQTTPLDAKNHVFFKGLNDAASNGVLSATVEGGLPAGVYRLASINTAANHQPALVPIAQHGSLDDWVYFTVTDDGKPASSAGASASSASSAVAASSSAAAATSAAASKASATAAVGSAGAKKIASRPSKAAPTAAAASSGKQSSKSSSSSKGAASGKNASAASSAKNSASGKQGQAAAQQKAGAQTSKSGTASKTSAQKGQGRSRREVNRLTQF